In Caldalkalibacillus thermarum, a single window of DNA contains:
- a CDS encoding M24 family metallopeptidase, which translates to MQGRVQKLRALLDREALEGLLVTSPVNRRYITGFTGSAGVALISKHEALLITDFRYVDQARDQAPGYDIVNHSGKLAETIAAEVKKRNIERLGFEQDHLTYSQYMAFNKVLKDADCQLVPVSGLVEELRLVKDEQEIELIRQAAAIADQTYTHISNWIKPGMREIEVAHEIEFFMRQQGASSSSFEIIVASGVRSALPHGVASEKVIERGDFVTLDFGAYYQGYVSDMTRTLAIGEPAPKLKEIYDICLEAQIRGVESIKAGMTGKEADAVCRDYITRKGYGDNFGHSTGHGIGLEVHEGPTLSVRGELPLKPGMVVTVEPGIYLSGIGGVRIEDDVLITEEGNEILTKSTKELVIIE; encoded by the coding sequence GTGCAGGGAAGAGTTCAAAAATTAAGAGCATTGTTAGACAGAGAGGCCCTGGAGGGATTGCTGGTTACGAGTCCCGTTAACAGACGGTACATCACCGGCTTTACGGGAAGTGCCGGAGTGGCCTTGATTAGCAAACATGAAGCGCTATTGATTACGGATTTCCGTTATGTTGACCAAGCCAGGGATCAAGCCCCTGGGTATGATATTGTGAATCATAGCGGAAAACTGGCGGAAACCATTGCCGCTGAAGTAAAGAAGCGGAACATCGAACGGCTCGGGTTTGAACAAGACCACTTGACCTACAGCCAGTACATGGCTTTTAACAAGGTTCTCAAAGATGCCGACTGCCAATTGGTTCCCGTGTCGGGATTGGTAGAGGAGCTGCGCCTGGTCAAAGATGAACAGGAGATTGAACTGATTAGACAGGCTGCAGCGATTGCTGACCAAACTTATACCCACATTTCAAACTGGATTAAACCGGGGATGAGAGAGATTGAAGTGGCCCATGAAATTGAGTTTTTCATGCGCCAGCAGGGTGCCTCTTCTTCTTCGTTTGAGATCATTGTTGCTTCGGGGGTGCGTTCAGCCCTGCCCCATGGCGTCGCCAGTGAGAAGGTGATTGAAAGGGGAGATTTTGTCACCCTTGATTTTGGGGCTTATTACCAAGGGTATGTGTCCGACATGACCCGCACCTTGGCCATTGGCGAGCCGGCCCCCAAGCTGAAAGAGATTTACGATATTTGTTTAGAAGCCCAAATCAGAGGAGTGGAGTCAATCAAGGCGGGAATGACCGGTAAAGAAGCAGACGCTGTTTGCAGGGATTACATTACCAGGAAAGGTTACGGGGACAATTTTGGGCATTCTACCGGTCATGGCATTGGTTTGGAAGTCCACGAAGGGCCTACCCTCTCAGTCCGCGGAGAGCTCCCCTTGAAACCGGGCATGGTGGTCACTGTGGAGCCGGGTATTTATCTGTCTGGCATCGGCGGAGTGCGCATTGAAGATGATGTCCTCATTACGGAAGAGGGTAATGAGATTTTAACGAAATCGACGAAGGAATTAGTCATTATTGAGTAG
- the efp gene encoding elongation factor P, whose translation MITTSEFRNGLTIELNGEVWQIIEFQHVKPGKGAAFVRSKLKNLKTGVIQERTFRTTERIARAHVETRKMQYLYNSGDEFTFMDTETYEQITLHRKQLEHELKFLLENMVVNVILYKGETLGIELPNTVELKVVETEPGIRGDTASGGTKPAKLETGLVVQVPFFVNEGDTLIIDTRKGEYVSRA comes from the coding sequence ATGATCACCACTTCTGAATTTCGTAACGGATTAACTATTGAGCTGAATGGTGAGGTATGGCAAATCATTGAATTCCAGCATGTTAAGCCGGGAAAAGGGGCTGCTTTTGTCCGTTCTAAATTAAAAAATTTAAAAACCGGTGTCATCCAAGAGCGTACATTTCGCACCACTGAAAGGATAGCCCGGGCCCATGTGGAAACACGTAAAATGCAATATTTGTACAATTCCGGGGATGAATTTACGTTTATGGATACTGAGACTTACGAACAAATTACGCTTCATCGCAAGCAACTGGAGCACGAATTAAAGTTTTTGCTGGAAAATATGGTCGTCAATGTGATCTTGTACAAAGGAGAGACCTTAGGGATTGAGCTGCCCAATACGGTTGAGTTAAAAGTAGTGGAAACAGAGCCTGGCATCAGAGGAGACACTGCTTCAGGCGGCACTAAACCGGCTAAATTGGAAACGGGGCTGGTGGTGCAAGTGCCTTTCTTTGTCAACGAAGGGGACACTCTGATTATTGACACGAGAAAAGGCGAATATGTCTCCCGTGCTTAA
- a CDS encoding YqhV family protein: MIYIIDKVIVAMASLRLVSGLIEMVAGFLILKLNSVEKAMMVNAFLAMVGPLFFITSMTLGLVHLAGKMPYSKLVLIGTGVGLIILGLRK, translated from the coding sequence ATGATTTATATCATTGATAAAGTCATCGTGGCCATGGCCAGTTTGCGTTTGGTTTCAGGCCTGATCGAAATGGTAGCCGGTTTTCTGATTCTCAAGCTGAATTCTGTTGAAAAAGCCATGATGGTCAATGCCTTTCTGGCCATGGTCGGACCATTGTTTTTTATTACCAGTATGACTTTGGGGCTGGTGCACTTGGCCGGTAAAATGCCTTACTCCAAATTGGTGTTGATCGGAACGGGAGTGGGATTGATTATCTTGGGTTTAAGGAAGTAA
- the spoIIIAA gene encoding stage III sporulation protein AA → MDSRLLACFSQRIRHAVVCLSSDVQAKIEEIRIRINQPIEIRVQNQSYFLTESGQLCRSADQGLVATPEDGQKILNLISRHSVYALEEELRRGFITIFGGHRVGIAGRAVVDNGRVQHVKHIRFFNFRVAREMKGIAEGVVPYLLDNGSPLNTLIISPPQCGKTTLLRDIIRVLSSGKAELGLRGVKVGVVDERSEIASCLDGLPQHDLGPRADVLDACPKAEGMMMLIRSMSPQVVACDEIGSEQDTLAILEALHAGVTVVVTAHGSTLADIKRRPGLKPLFQTSVFERFVVLSHRKGAGTIELITDAQERLLYPSSLRGMNYA, encoded by the coding sequence ATGGACAGCCGCTTGTTAGCCTGCTTTTCACAACGGATCAGGCATGCTGTGGTTTGCCTGTCCAGCGATGTTCAAGCCAAGATAGAGGAAATTCGCATCCGCATTAACCAACCGATCGAGATTAGGGTTCAAAATCAATCCTATTTCTTAACGGAATCAGGCCAGCTGTGCCGTTCGGCAGACCAGGGACTGGTGGCTACCCCGGAAGACGGACAGAAGATCCTCAATTTGATTAGCCGGCATTCCGTGTATGCTCTCGAAGAGGAGTTGCGCAGAGGTTTTATTACGATTTTTGGCGGACACAGAGTGGGCATAGCCGGACGGGCGGTTGTGGATAATGGGCGGGTGCAACACGTCAAACATATCCGTTTTTTTAATTTTAGGGTGGCCCGGGAGATGAAGGGTATAGCAGAAGGCGTAGTACCGTATTTGCTTGATAACGGGAGTCCGCTCAACACGTTGATTATATCTCCCCCTCAGTGCGGCAAAACAACGCTTTTACGGGACATTATCCGTGTATTGAGTTCTGGAAAGGCTGAACTTGGGTTAAGAGGGGTTAAAGTGGGTGTAGTGGATGAACGTTCGGAGATTGCCAGTTGTCTGGACGGATTGCCCCAACATGATCTGGGACCCAGGGCAGATGTTTTGGATGCCTGCCCCAAAGCAGAGGGGATGATGATGTTAATCCGTTCCATGAGTCCGCAGGTGGTCGCCTGTGATGAGATTGGCAGCGAGCAGGACACACTGGCGATCCTGGAGGCCCTCCATGCCGGTGTGACAGTGGTGGTGACAGCTCATGGTTCAACTCTGGCAGACATAAAACGGCGTCCGGGGCTTAAACCCTTATTTCAGACTTCCGTTTTTGAACGGTTTGTTGTGTTAAGCCACCGTAAAGGCGCCGGAACGATAGAATTGATCACCGATGCCCAAGAACGGCTGCTTTATCCTTCATCGCTCAGGGGGATGAACTATGCTTAA
- the spoIIIAB gene encoding stage III sporulation protein SpoIIIAB, which translates to MLKLLGAVLIISATTLTGFYLAFRLTERSKQLRELQMCLQLLETEIYYGSTPLTIAFKRLGQQEEGVIPALFERCAYYLEHLDGATTYACWQRALADVENRLALKNVEKEWLYHFGKVVGGSDREDQHKHLRLMLAQFGKAEKEAEAEQHKHEKMYKTLGVLSGVLIVILML; encoded by the coding sequence ATGCTTAAATTGTTGGGAGCGGTCCTGATCATCTCTGCTACGACGCTGACCGGGTTTTATCTGGCTTTCCGGCTTACTGAACGGTCCAAGCAGCTGCGTGAGCTGCAGATGTGCTTACAGTTGCTGGAGACTGAAATATATTATGGTTCTACCCCGTTGACCATTGCTTTTAAACGCCTGGGACAGCAAGAGGAGGGGGTTATTCCTGCGCTTTTTGAGCGCTGTGCTTATTATTTGGAACACCTGGATGGGGCTACGACTTACGCTTGCTGGCAGAGGGCACTGGCTGATGTAGAAAACAGGCTGGCCTTGAAAAATGTAGAAAAGGAATGGCTGTACCATTTTGGAAAAGTGGTGGGGGGCTCGGACCGGGAAGACCAGCATAAACATTTGCGTTTAATGCTGGCCCAGTTTGGCAAAGCGGAGAAGGAAGCTGAAGCTGAACAACACAAACATGAGAAGATGTACAAGACTCTGGGTGTCTTATCAGGTGTATTGATTGTCATTCTAATGTTGTAG
- the spoIIIAC gene encoding stage III sporulation protein AC, with amino-acid sequence MGADINTLFQIAGIGIIVAMVSTVLESAGKKDIAQWVSVIGFIVVLYMVANWIHDLFQTIKSVFLFQ; translated from the coding sequence TTGGGAGCAGACATTAACACGTTGTTTCAAATTGCAGGCATCGGCATTATTGTGGCGATGGTCTCAACTGTTTTGGAATCAGCAGGGAAAAAGGATATTGCCCAATGGGTCAGCGTAATCGGTTTTATTGTGGTGCTGTACATGGTCGCCAACTGGATTCATGATTTGTTTCAAACCATTAAATCCGTCTTCCTCTTTCAATGA
- the spoIIIAD gene encoding stage III sporulation protein AD — MEIIQIVGIGLVATVLAIVLKEQKPVFAFLLSTFTGVLIFFFLIGKIYDVIRVLERLAVEGGINLIYLKTILQIIGIAYIAEFAAQITRDAGQGAIASKIELAGKVLIMVMAIPIITVIIETVISLIPS, encoded by the coding sequence GTGGAAATTATACAGATTGTAGGCATTGGGTTGGTTGCTACCGTATTGGCTATCGTGTTAAAGGAACAAAAGCCTGTTTTTGCCTTTTTACTGTCCACCTTTACAGGGGTGCTGATCTTTTTCTTTCTTATCGGCAAAATTTACGACGTCATTCGCGTGCTAGAGCGCCTTGCTGTTGAAGGCGGCATCAACCTGATTTACTTGAAAACGATCTTGCAGATTATCGGCATCGCTTATATTGCCGAATTTGCTGCCCAAATCACCCGCGATGCGGGACAGGGTGCCATTGCCTCAAAAATTGAACTGGCCGGTAAGGTCCTGATTATGGTGATGGCCATTCCCATTATTACGGTGATAATCGAGACAGTGATCAGCCTGATTCCCTCTTAG
- the spoIIIAE gene encoding stage III sporulation protein AE gives MRLRDYILFMMLLIVLFLPQEARAQSVVEPPDLEEQERLIEFQLKRLGTSEVEAFWQRVREEYDGFLPENQPRELSDFFQFEGSIFSLNLLKGFILYVFHELLLNGKLLVVIVLLTVFSMILENIQSAFERNNVSKVAYAITYLVIFIIAINSFHVAMTYAQEAIANMVHFMMALIPLLLALIASMGNITTVSLFHPLIIFLINTSGILIHNIVFPLLLFSSILGIVSAFSEQYKVSQLANLLRNLSVGLLGVFLTVFLGVVSVQGATSAVVDGVTVKAAKFVTSNFVPIVGRMFTDATDTVIGASLLIKNTIGLAGVIILILLTAFPALKILTIALIFNFSAAVLQPLGNASVIACLNVIGKNLLFVFAALATVCLMFFLGLTIIIAAGNLSVMVR, from the coding sequence ATGAGACTCAGAGATTATATCCTGTTCATGATGTTGCTGATCGTTCTTTTTCTTCCGCAGGAGGCAAGGGCTCAGAGTGTAGTTGAGCCACCGGATCTGGAAGAACAGGAGCGCTTGATCGAGTTTCAACTCAAGCGCCTGGGCACGAGTGAAGTGGAGGCTTTTTGGCAACGGGTCAGGGAGGAATATGACGGTTTTCTGCCGGAAAACCAGCCACGGGAACTCAGCGATTTTTTTCAATTTGAAGGGTCCATTTTTTCCCTAAATCTTTTAAAAGGATTCATTCTGTATGTATTTCACGAGCTGCTGTTAAATGGCAAACTGCTGGTGGTTATTGTCTTGTTAACCGTTTTCAGCATGATCTTGGAAAACATTCAATCGGCCTTTGAGCGCAATAACGTGAGTAAAGTGGCTTATGCAATCACCTACCTGGTCATTTTTATCATTGCCATTAACAGTTTTCATGTCGCAATGACATATGCCCAAGAGGCCATCGCCAATATGGTTCATTTTATGATGGCCCTCATTCCACTCCTCTTGGCCTTAATTGCTTCCATGGGCAATATCACGACAGTCTCCCTGTTTCATCCGCTGATTATTTTTCTCATAAATACCAGCGGGATCTTAATTCATAATATTGTCTTTCCGCTTCTTTTGTTTTCCTCGATTTTGGGTATTGTCAGTGCCTTTTCTGAACAGTACAAGGTGAGTCAGCTGGCCAATCTCTTGCGTAACCTTAGCGTTGGCTTGCTCGGGGTATTTCTGACGGTGTTTTTGGGAGTGGTTTCGGTGCAGGGGGCCACCTCGGCTGTTGTGGACGGCGTGACGGTTAAAGCAGCCAAGTTTGTCACCAGCAACTTTGTTCCCATTGTGGGGCGGATGTTTACCGATGCCACGGATACGGTGATTGGTGCTTCGCTGTTGATTAAAAACACGATTGGTTTGGCCGGAGTCATCATTTTAATCTTACTCACTGCTTTTCCAGCTTTAAAAATTTTGACCATTGCCTTAATATTCAACTTTTCTGCTGCTGTCTTGCAACCGCTGGGCAACGCTAGTGTCATTGCCTGCTTGAATGTGATCGGCAAAAACTTGCTGTTTGTGTTTGCTGCTTTGGCTACAGTGTGCCTTATGTTCTTTCTTGGTCTCACCATCATTATCGCTGCTGGAAATCTGTCAGTCATGGTCAGGTGA
- the spoIIIAF gene encoding stage III sporulation protein AF, producing the protein MIAYLGELIKQIVLIILIATFLDLLMPNSQMRRYIKLVVGLLIIMTILSPVLELFTFDHERMLREMEALFEKGQESEFDIDHKRKEIEQLQQEALFKEVERLMKEEMERDLESQFPLSVDHLDLTLTVEEGEAIVSKLVVVVTAREEEEQNFDGTTVRPVEPVVIQVSEEQESPEENKKPSHAERKIQEEVLTYFDWKWNISVDKIDLSWLGR; encoded by the coding sequence GTGATCGCCTATTTAGGAGAATTAATTAAACAGATTGTACTCATTATTTTAATTGCCACTTTTTTAGACTTGCTGATGCCTAACAGCCAGATGCGCCGCTATATCAAACTTGTCGTGGGACTTTTAATCATTATGACTATTCTGTCCCCTGTACTGGAGCTGTTTACTTTTGATCACGAGCGCATGCTGCGGGAAATGGAAGCTCTGTTTGAAAAGGGGCAAGAATCTGAATTTGATATTGACCATAAGCGGAAAGAAATCGAACAGCTGCAGCAGGAAGCCCTTTTTAAAGAGGTGGAGCGGCTCATGAAGGAAGAGATGGAGAGGGATTTGGAAAGCCAGTTTCCACTGTCCGTTGACCACCTGGACCTGACGTTAACGGTAGAAGAAGGGGAAGCCATTGTGAGTAAACTGGTGGTCGTGGTCACTGCACGAGAAGAGGAAGAGCAGAACTTTGACGGGACAACAGTACGGCCTGTTGAACCGGTTGTCATCCAAGTCAGCGAAGAACAAGAATCACCTGAGGAGAACAAGAAGCCTTCCCATGCAGAACGAAAAATACAAGAAGAGGTTTTAACATATTTTGATTGGAAGTGGAATATATCTGTAGACAAGATTGACTTATCGTGGCTCGGGAGGTGA
- the spoIIIAG gene encoding stage III sporulation protein AG yields MAKWWRKLTRKVLEGQSEHPSMTSQTSQRGEEGHKKGEWQLTHWILILAALGLTAMIVPNYFSSQNNVPVHTVSLQQEEVTETLGSSPKEPVTIKDYEEALESQLKDILSKIQGVRDVSVMVNLDSTAETVVEKNIKTQESNTTEQDREGGNRQIEDTLKEEQVVIIRQGNNEEPIVVKTKKPRVRGVLVVASGAENMQVKAWITEAVQRVLDVPANKVSVLPKND; encoded by the coding sequence ATGGCAAAGTGGTGGCGCAAGCTGACGAGGAAAGTGTTAGAGGGACAGTCGGAACACCCAAGCATGACAAGCCAAACAAGCCAACGCGGGGAAGAGGGACATAAAAAGGGCGAATGGCAACTGACCCATTGGATTTTGATATTGGCTGCATTGGGACTAACAGCCATGATCGTGCCCAATTATTTCTCTTCCCAGAATAACGTCCCAGTCCACACGGTCTCGCTTCAGCAAGAAGAGGTTACAGAAACGCTAGGCTCATCGCCAAAAGAACCGGTGACGATCAAAGATTATGAAGAAGCATTAGAGAGCCAGTTAAAAGACATTTTAAGCAAAATTCAAGGTGTCCGTGATGTCTCGGTTATGGTTAACCTGGACTCCACCGCCGAGACGGTGGTCGAGAAAAATATAAAAACCCAGGAGTCAAATACGACAGAACAAGACCGGGAAGGGGGGAATCGCCAGATTGAAGATACACTGAAGGAGGAACAAGTCGTCATCATCCGCCAGGGGAACAATGAGGAACCGATTGTCGTTAAAACCAAAAAACCCCGGGTCCGCGGTGTTTTAGTGGTCGCTTCGGGAGCAGAAAACATGCAAGTGAAAGCCTGGATTACCGAAGCCGTTCAGCGCGTGTTGGATGTTCCTGCCAATAAAGTCTCTGTCTTACCCAAAAATGATTAA
- a CDS encoding SpoIIIAH-like family protein, with product MVLRKQTIWLLTMLTLMVVLSAYYLFNGSPEYDYVTLDELDKEAEGEEVSLDEIDWVDTISDMNGDFTLEEAGNPLDFFIAYRIERERQRADKFEEYQNMMNASEATAQTVAEAQAKIEAIWDQEETEYTLENLIKQEGYEDALVIYTKNEGINVIVRSDEELDKKEVLKIIHLVRKHLDVPGHMVTVDYR from the coding sequence ATGGTGCTCAGAAAACAAACCATCTGGCTTTTAACCATGTTAACCTTAATGGTGGTCTTGTCGGCCTATTACTTGTTCAATGGATCTCCAGAATACGACTATGTGACGCTGGATGAGCTGGACAAAGAAGCCGAAGGGGAAGAAGTGAGTTTAGACGAGATTGACTGGGTTGACACCATTAGTGATATGAATGGTGACTTCACCCTTGAGGAAGCTGGGAACCCGCTCGACTTCTTCATCGCTTACCGCATCGAGCGTGAGCGGCAGCGGGCAGACAAGTTTGAAGAATATCAAAACATGATGAACGCTTCGGAGGCGACCGCTCAGACGGTAGCGGAAGCTCAAGCCAAAATTGAAGCTATATGGGATCAGGAAGAAACCGAATACACATTGGAGAATCTGATTAAACAGGAAGGTTATGAAGACGCGCTGGTGATCTATACTAAAAACGAAGGCATTAATGTCATCGTGCGCAGTGATGAAGAACTTGACAAAAAAGAAGTGCTGAAAATCATCCATCTGGTTCGCAAGCATCTGGATGTTCCAGGCCATATGGTAACCGTTGATTACAGATAA
- the accB gene encoding acetyl-CoA carboxylase biotin carboxyl carrier protein: MLKMHEIRELIKLVDQSKITEFEYEFEGLKISIKKDEQQEVQPAQNVTPAPPEAQRPADPVEVKEKPDVSPQPAREEHAQPKKAQEEEKDTSGLHKIVSPMVGTFYRAPAPDAEPYVKEGDKVTENTVVCIVEAMKLMNEIEAEVRGEIVEVLAENGQLVEYGQPLFLVKPE, translated from the coding sequence ATGTTAAAAATGCACGAGATCCGTGAGCTAATCAAACTCGTTGATCAATCTAAAATCACAGAGTTTGAATACGAGTTTGAAGGCTTAAAAATATCGATCAAAAAAGATGAGCAACAAGAGGTTCAACCCGCCCAAAATGTCACGCCCGCACCTCCAGAAGCTCAAAGACCCGCTGATCCTGTAGAGGTGAAGGAGAAGCCAGATGTCAGCCCTCAACCGGCGCGGGAAGAGCATGCTCAGCCTAAAAAGGCACAAGAAGAGGAAAAGGATACCAGTGGCTTACATAAAATCGTATCACCCATGGTCGGAACCTTCTACCGCGCTCCAGCGCCCGATGCTGAACCCTACGTTAAAGAAGGAGATAAAGTAACAGAAAACACTGTAGTTTGTATTGTGGAAGCGATGAAGTTAATGAATGAAATTGAGGCTGAAGTAAGGGGAGAAATTGTAGAGGTTCTCGCTGAGAATGGACAATTGGTTGAATATGGACAACCCTTATTCCTGGTCAAACCCGAGTAA
- the accC gene encoding acetyl-CoA carboxylase biotin carboxylase subunit — protein sequence MFKKVLIANRGEIAVRIIRACRELGISTVAVFSEADRDSLHVKLADEAYCIGPTPSKDSYLNFTNLMSVATLTGVDAIHPGYGFLAENADFAELCAECNITFIGPRPDAIQKMGAKDVARRTMAAAGVPIVPGSRGLIEDVEQGIEVAEEIGYPVIIKATAGGGGKGIRVARNRDELVKGIRITQQEAATAFGNPGLYIEKYIEDFRHVEIQVMADKYGHVVHLGERDCTIQRRLQKLIEEAPSPALTPEKRQEMGEAAVKAAKAVNYTGAGTIEFIYDKDGNYYFMEMNTRIQVEHPVTELITGIDLIKEQMMVAAGEPLSFTQEDVTFNGWAIECRINAENPDRNFMPSPGKIEMYLPPGGLGVRVDSAAYPGYFIPPHYDSMIAKLIVWGKTRDEAIARMRRALDEFVIEGIDTTIPFHQRVMRHEAFISGKFNTKFLETYDLIKKNEN from the coding sequence ATGTTTAAGAAAGTCTTAATTGCCAACCGTGGCGAAATAGCCGTACGGATTATTCGAGCATGTCGGGAGCTTGGGATTAGTACTGTTGCCGTTTTTTCTGAAGCAGACCGGGACAGTTTGCATGTCAAGCTGGCTGATGAAGCTTACTGTATCGGGCCTACCCCGTCCAAAGACAGCTATCTTAATTTCACCAATTTGATGAGTGTGGCCACGCTGACAGGAGTGGATGCCATTCATCCTGGATACGGTTTTTTAGCCGAAAACGCTGATTTTGCTGAATTATGTGCGGAGTGTAACATAACGTTTATTGGCCCCCGTCCCGATGCTATTCAAAAAATGGGCGCCAAAGATGTGGCACGCCGCACCATGGCTGCAGCTGGAGTTCCCATCGTTCCCGGATCCCGGGGCTTGATTGAAGATGTTGAACAAGGCATTGAGGTTGCAGAAGAAATTGGCTATCCTGTGATAATCAAAGCCACGGCAGGCGGGGGAGGCAAAGGGATCAGAGTGGCCCGCAACCGGGACGAGCTGGTCAAAGGCATCCGGATTACACAACAGGAAGCGGCAACCGCTTTTGGTAATCCCGGCTTGTATATTGAGAAGTACATTGAAGATTTCAGGCATGTGGAAATTCAGGTCATGGCAGATAAATATGGCCATGTTGTGCATTTGGGGGAACGCGACTGCACCATTCAACGGCGGTTACAAAAATTAATCGAAGAAGCCCCCTCTCCGGCTTTAACACCTGAAAAGCGGCAGGAAATGGGAGAAGCGGCAGTGAAGGCAGCCAAAGCGGTCAATTACACCGGTGCTGGCACGATCGAATTTATTTACGATAAAGATGGAAATTATTATTTTATGGAGATGAACACCCGAATTCAAGTGGAACACCCTGTGACTGAACTGATTACCGGCATCGACCTGATCAAGGAACAAATGATGGTGGCTGCCGGTGAACCTTTATCATTTACCCAGGAGGATGTCACCTTTAACGGTTGGGCGATTGAATGCCGCATTAATGCTGAAAATCCGGACCGGAACTTTATGCCCTCCCCTGGAAAAATAGAGATGTATCTCCCACCAGGCGGACTGGGGGTGAGGGTAGACAGCGCTGCTTACCCGGGTTACTTTATCCCTCCCCACTATGATTCCATGATTGCCAAACTGATTGTATGGGGCAAAACAAGAGACGAAGCGATTGCCCGCATGAGACGTGCCCTGGATGAATTTGTCATTGAAGGGATCGACACCACCATCCCCTTCCATCAGCGGGTTATGCGCCACGAGGCGTTCATCAGTGGAAAATTTAACACCAAGTTCCTTGAAACGTATGACCTGATCAAGAAAAACGAAAATTAA
- a CDS encoding Asp23/Gls24 family envelope stress response protein translates to MDTSLPHVQQSFEIGVVEIAPEVIQVIAGLAASKVDGVAHMNGGFVGELVEKLGRKNLSKGVKVHLGEHHAVIDVSIVVQYGEHIPEVAKQVQRQVKSKIEEMTGLEVLEVNVHIVDVQIPPAGASAEVD, encoded by the coding sequence ATGGACACATCTTTGCCCCATGTCCAACAATCATTTGAGATAGGCGTGGTGGAGATTGCACCCGAAGTGATCCAGGTGATTGCTGGTCTTGCTGCCAGTAAAGTAGACGGAGTTGCCCATATGAATGGAGGATTTGTTGGCGAACTTGTGGAAAAGCTGGGGCGGAAAAATTTAAGCAAGGGGGTCAAAGTGCACCTAGGTGAACACCACGCTGTGATAGATGTTTCTATCGTCGTCCAGTACGGAGAGCATATTCCCGAAGTTGCTAAACAGGTGCAGCGGCAAGTAAAAAGTAAAATAGAAGAAATGACGGGACTTGAAGTCCTGGAAGTGAATGTTCATATTGTAGATGTACAAATTCCCCCAGCAGGGGCAAGTGCAGAAGTTGATTAG
- the nusB gene encoding transcription antitermination factor NusB — MKRREARKIAVQTLYQVDIAKTDWRQALNNIVGDRHTDPFLEQLVSGAVEHLAEIDRRIEQAVSHWSLDRLSRVDHAILRLAVYELHYMQETPPAVVINEAVELGKAFGTEKNGKFINGVLGKVVKQGAEE; from the coding sequence ATGAAACGGAGAGAAGCAAGGAAAATCGCTGTTCAGACTTTGTATCAGGTGGACATCGCGAAAACTGACTGGCGCCAAGCATTGAACAACATAGTAGGTGACCGGCATACAGATCCGTTTTTGGAGCAGCTTGTGTCCGGAGCGGTGGAGCATCTGGCTGAAATTGACCGGCGCATCGAACAAGCTGTAAGCCATTGGAGTCTTGATCGCCTCTCCCGTGTTGATCATGCCATTTTGCGCCTGGCCGTGTATGAGTTACACTATATGCAAGAAACTCCGCCTGCCGTGGTCATCAATGAGGCCGTCGAACTGGGCAAAGCGTTTGGGACAGAGAAGAACGGCAAATTTATTAATGGCGTATTAGGTAAAGTGGTTAAGCAAGGAGCAGAAGAATGA